tttttttttaaaaaaaaaaagttttttcacaaattccaattttttttttttttttttaaaaataaattttgttctcctcaaaaaaaaaaaaaaattaaaagaaaaatatatatatgtaaatatactattttaaaaagtttaacataaatagataaatagataaaaaataaaataaaacaaaaattaaaataaaatgtcacAAGATCACTCAGTTTCAAAAAGACTACAAAGcgaattaatgaatttaatggtAAGGAAATATTACATATATAAtatacacaaaaaaaaaaaaaaaaaaaaaaaagtattaatattaattatttatttatttattattattatttattttaaaatataagaTGGGACCAAGTCCAGGTATTTCAGCATTTCCAGATGgtgataatatatttaattggaTTGGTACAATTCAAGGAGCTAAAGATACAGTTTATGAACAAATGGAATTTAAGATGTCATTAAAGTTTCCAACTGATTATCCATATAAACCACCAACAGTTAAATTTGAAACTCAATGTTTTCATCCAAATGtagataataatggtaacaTTTGTTTGGACATTCTCAAAGATAAATGGTCACCAGTTTACAATGTTAGAAGTTTATTAATCTCAATTCAATCCTTATTGGGTGAACCAAACAATGAATCACCTTTAAATTCATATGCTGCAAGCTTATGGTCAAACCAAgatgaatataaaaaagttttagatAAAAGATATCAAGAAGCAACTTCAAGACCAtaaatttaagaaaaaaaaaaaaaaaaaaaaaaaaaaaaaaaaaaaaaaaagaaaaaaaaaaaagttatattatcatcatcgtcatcgtcCATAATAGGATTGTTGGCTAATTTTCaatcaaactttttttttttttctttttatttttttatttttttttttttaagcaaCACTTTGAATAATGATTATTCCTTAACgcttatatataatatataattaaaaaaaaaaaaaaaaaaaaaaaaaaaaaatttggttttccaaattttttaaattacttttttttttttttgaaataaaaaaaaaaaattttattaaaaaaaaaatccattattataaaaaaaaaaaaaaaaaagaggaaaATCTCGATTAGATCTAATTCAGATttaatccattttttttttatccattttttttttttttttttttttttctataatttttttctcttattttttttttttttttttttttgccaaaataaaaataaaaaaaaaaaaacaaatatttacatcaggtttatattttttttatttctaaataataattattaatttaaaggttttttttttatttttttattttttttttttttttaaataaaaatcaataaatgatttattataaaagcactaaaaatatttttgttttatttctaataaataaaaataataaataaatatatgaCGTGGGAAGAACAATTTCTTATGAAATGACGAGCATGGTcggaaacaaaaaaaaaaaaaaaaaaaaaaaaataaccacaaagtaaaaataaacatgaaaataaataaataaataaataaaattatttgttttatttttatttttttattttttatttgttgttttttttttttaatttttttttaatttttttatttttttttatttatttaaaataaaatattttaaaattttaacacCATTTGTATTTGCTGTTGCCATCATTGTTGgccaaaattattttaaaaaaaaaagatatttttttttttttttttttttttttttttttaaccacaaaaaaaaaaaaaattgattttttttttttttttttttttttttttcagtttgcaacattaaaaaaaaaaaaaatcaaattggGGGTGGAAAAATATTTGGGTGATCGTAACAAAACATTACCTAAATTTGTAACAACAacacaacaataataataacaataccaataataatataatacaatttttataaattttttaattttttttttttttaaaaaaaaacaaaaacaaaaacaaaaccaattataaaaatataaaaatataaccTTTTTGTAATAACAAccttaaaattaaaaataaatattgtgtaattttttatttatttatttattttattttttatttattttatttatttttttttctttttttttatttatatttattttattttaaaataattatttaaaagatagtatataaaataaataaataaataagcgAATTGTCATACTTTCACACCCACCCACAACAGATGAATAGTATTGAAAGTTCTTCTAATGATAGCAAtgagataaataaaaattcaaacaaaaataatacacACTTAAACTCcaactataataatatttataaaaataatagcactagtagtaataataataataatcataataatattgaaattattgggatagataataataaaaataataataaaaataataacgataataataataataataataatatagataaaaaaagaaaggatagtaaaaataaacaaaaccaAGAAATAAATCAAGAAATGtcagaaaataaaaaaatttataatagtaatgatagtaattgtagtagtggtagtagtagtggagGACATGTAAATAATGGTCATCATATATTAATTGAAGAGAATGAAAGATTAGAACATGAAAATCAAGAGATTCAAGAAATTTATAAACAAAAGGGTAtggaatttcaaaaaaaagatttaagaTTTGGATATGAtgttaatagtaataataataataataatggtg
This region of Dictyostelium discoideum AX4 chromosome 3 chromosome, whole genome shotgun sequence genomic DNA includes:
- the ube2c gene encoding ubiquitin-conjugating enzyme E2 — translated: MSQDHSVSKRLQSELMNLMMGPSPGISAFPDGDNIFNWIGTIQGAKDTVYEQMEFKMSLKFPTDYPYKPPTVKFETQCFHPNVDNNGNICLDILKDKWSPVYNVRSLLISIQSLLGEPNNESPLNSYAASLWSNQDEYKKVLDKRYQEATSRP